The following nucleotide sequence is from Echeneis naucrates chromosome 17, fEcheNa1.1, whole genome shotgun sequence.
TAAGCCTATTGTGAAAATCAAACAATTTGTAATATTGTCCACTGGAAAAATGTATCATCTTACACGTGACTTCAAGCATTGGTGTTACTACCAGTAATTGATGATGATTCAGCTCTAAGATATGCTAATGGTTGCATCTCAAGGCCTGGATGTGtctgctgacacacaaaggctcttttgtgttttactaaAAGAAGGTCATTGTTGTATTTTAGAGAGACTATCTATTTTTAAGCCAGGGGAAGGAGCTGTTCTGAGGCAAATTCAAATGGCCCACgaaacaaaatggaaagaaaaatcatttgaatgACTTTAAAGTCAATCAAAAGTCGTATTGTGCGTTGACCCAGATAGATAAAGCTGTCAGTGGATCAGCTGTGTTTGCACTGAATAGTTCATGTTCttaaaaaaacaggcagaatcAGTAACATGTTTTGATACTGACTGAACATCATTATATATCTTCATATTAACTCCTTGTTTAGAATGCCAGCTACTGATCTGCGTCACCGTTGACCAAACAGACATCATTCATTGCCGAAATCACAATTGAGCTGAACCTTTTTCTGACGTGGTAAAAAGATACCTCTCACTCCtccaaagattaaaaaaaaattaaaacacaaaccctttttttttttttaccctacagctgtaaaaacaaCCAACAGCTGATTATCTTTCATACTAAATGACCTGCTTCAACATTATCTCATTTCCCTTTTGAGTAGCACCATGTGTCCAGCATAGTGACATGGCTGACTTCAGTTACACTACTTTCTTTACACGTATTTGATCTTATTCAGTTACATCCCTCAGTTTTCCAAATGCAGCCTGTGACACTGTGGTCGCTGTGCTAACATGATTTTgtttaaacacagcaaaaagtTCCAGGAATACTGTGAGCGGTTTGGTTCACATTCACGCAGCTGTTTGAAATCAAAAGGTTTCAAATTATGCATGTAAACAGTTGCTTGTTCATATCCAGCAGTCATAAACCAACAATGTCATTCATTTGGAGTTGCGTTACTGGACACCTGATTAATGCAAGcgaaatatttcaaataacaTGTCTCCACCAACTTCCACAGCAAATGGGGATATTCACGTGAGCATTATATAATAAAAGTACATTTGGAGCACATCTTGCTCTACATAAATACATGACTTATGACTCTGTAGCTCTGCCACTGTTGCAATGGATGCTAAGGTTTTCTATAAACTCCATAAATTTATATGATTGTCTTAGGATTCAACTAAAAGAAGCTGGACAGACAGTCAAACTGTTATATAACCAACAGTTAGATTTTAGTGGATGTACCTGTCACCTCAGCGCAGTTCACAGTGTGCAGAGGAATGCTCAGCATCTGCAAGCCTTCATTTCCCTCATATAATTCTCACTCAGGACAGGGCAGTGATCACAGGAGACGCTGTCAAACCTAATGTCCCAGAGAAAGAATGCAAACACCCGAAGAGCGCTTCCAAGAATCCCCAGTTGAGGACTTTTCTGGAATGTCCTAATGAGccttctcctctgtgtttacAGTTCCAGACCGATGGCAACCCTGCAATCTGCCCTGCCAGCATATCATTAGCTGGCCTCCTCAGGGGACACACAGAGGACCAGCGAGAGTTAGACGATCCTTCTATTCTCAAACTAGACATTTAGACATTTGTCTTCAAACCATATTGCTCTAAACAGCAAGGCAGACAAAAGGGATAACCACAGGTAGCGACTTCTTAGGTTTTACTAAATTGCCGTAAAATACTTCACATTACAGAGATGTCCAGACAGTCAGCTAGACATTGTCTCGTCAGAATAATGTCATTGTATTGCAGTGCGCTGTGTCATAGCCGCAAGATAAATAAGAAAGGTATAGTCGGTGTAACACGAGCAAagtgttcattgtttttgacTAAAGTCTGGGGTCAGATTACAGATACAGAATAAGACCTTGGCATTTTGCTAAAAGTGGAAACTTCATGTCAGCAAAGAGAAATAAGTAAATGTACTTTAGCAGAATGGGGAAAGCATGCGacacacagctgtgttgttggtggacgtacagtgtgtgtttgtgtgtgtgtattggcaCTGTGTGTTCGCCCCCAGTTAGCAATATGTTCTACAATCTCAGACCCTGTTGACTTCAGACTTCTCTTATGCAACGCAGGAATGTTGGACCTGGACCACTTCACTAAATCAAAACAGTGCAAAGGAAGCCGAGGTTAGAGCCTGAAAAATGTTATGGTTACTAATCTCAAATACACGGCAGTGATACCTgatcaaacaaaacatattttctgtaGATAACTTTGAAATGTGTTCAGATTATCAAACAGTTGTTGGAGTAAAGGCTGGCATTGTCATTTCAGCTAGATCACTTGTTTATGCTTTTTCCTATCAGTAAAGCCGAAAGAAACATTCAGATCCTTTAAAGCTGTAAAAGCAATACCAAAAGTCCCACTACAATGTCTATTAACTGCAAAATAGACTAAagtatcaaaagtaaaaaatatgaGAGATAAGTAGAGTATTTCCTGCCTGAACAGCGGTGACAAATATAAGATTGCGATAATACTTTGGTGAAACGCCTTTGAATTGTGGTAGCTGTGTGAGTATATCCTGTCGTAGTAGTGGTTGGTAATATTACTGCTTATTAgctactgtaaaaaaaaaaaaaaaactgctgcaatGGCATGCatcaggtttaaaaaaagaaattctatTTTAATCCTCAAATCCTCAGCCATGAAGTTTATTAATGACTGCCAACAGGTCGCCTTCAGAGACAGACCAAGCATATAAATGTCAGGAAACACCAGAAGGCTCCGGCCGCTTTCCAACATTATcttacataaaacaaaagttGTAAAAATTCCAATGCCATGGAACGTTGCTCACATATAAAGTAATAGTGTCTGTTGTGCAACTGTAATGTCTAAATCTTTAAAAGAGCACCATTCTTCCACAAAAGCAAGCCAAACTTTGCTCTCCCTCAGCGCCATGTGCTGTCATTACTCAGAGGTTAAAAAGAAGCAGAACGTTTCTGCACTGAGATATCAGGCCAAGACAATGCAGGGCCCCTGCGACTTCCTGCCGACAACAATAGTGTGAGGAGAGAGTGAATGGTCCTGACTGGAAGCTGTGTAGCCTTCACCTCTTTGAGAATCAGCAGCCCAGCAGGAAAACAAGGCAGAACGCTTCCTACAGTTACGGACTGCCAAAAATGCGAAAAGAGGATGCCCAAAGCCTGGGAATCTCACCTATCAAATTCTTCCCAACAATTCCAGGCCTGCGACCAATACAGTCGtaacaggatgtgtgtgtgtgtgtgtgtgtgtgtttgaggaatTTCAACTCGTGATTTCACAATGACTGACTGGCACACCAAACcgggtgcgtgtgtgtgtgttattttggtttattcGTACTCTCTCACTTACCAGACTTGTAACTGTCATCTATAAAATATTTGTTCcggaaaaataaattaaaaattgtttATTCACCAGCCTTACAAAGTGGCGAGAAATTCACAAGACCACCAAGGCCAAGACATTTAAAGCAAAGAGGCTaaccttgtgtgtttgttctctctCCTAATgaccacatatatatatatatatatattttttaacctttttacctttcttatttttttctcaaactaCGCTGGTGTACTAAAGTAAGCTATTTGAATGCTGACCGTCGTTTCAAAATCACTGTGCAGTGTTTTTATACAACTCTCTGCACAAAGAGGTCAAACTATTCATTTAAAACAGTGTGAGGCAAAAAGTGTGTCCACAAAGTCCGTGGCCTTAAACAACACACTACCCCTACTCAGAAATGCTGACCAAATTAGTCACCATATAGAAATGTGGTGTGGCAGGAAATAAAGTATGCAAAGTATGATGCAACCGAGGAGACAacattctttttcatttgttgtgttcaaAAAGGATCAGTGAAATTTAGCACCAATGTACCGGGTAAGATTTATGAAATTAGAAATTTAAGAATGGAGGAAGAccattacaaagaaaaaaatggttaGCAAAGGTAAACGTATCAGTTAGAGAGCAAAGTGATCTCTGTCAGAGTGTAGGTGGGTTTTATTTAAGTGTTACTGATACATTAATCAGCCCTTTagtcatttttagtttttacaccCAGCTGTGCTCATGGTAGTTTTAATCTGCATACTTATCaagaatgtgattaaaaaaagaccAACATTTCTCtctaaaatataatgaaatagaCATATAAAGTAGCTTagaatggaaataaaacagcacatgTACCTTGAATGGCAGTTAAATGAACTTAATATGCTTTTTCCATCAGCAGCTCGTTTGAAGCTCATCTATTTTCTTTAGTTATATAATTCATTTGGGTTGGAAATAGTTAAAGTTATAGCTTCCCTTTGTTTGAATTGCAGGCtatagaaaacacaaacattgttgtcttcttcctctcttcataTTGCTGTGATGGCCTGATAGAGGAGAACAAATTCTGCTCTATGTAAACTGCATCTTCTCAGATCGGCACCATCTAGTGGCGAGAGATTGATTGCCGTTTCTAttttttgcaaaaataaaagagagctCATGGGATAGCTTATCAGTCTTACACAGGGTGTCTCATGCGGTAGGCAACCAGAAACAGAAGAAGGCTTTGAGACAGGAAAGCGGCGGGGGGGAGGTGGGGTGGATGAAACAATGCAAGCAGATTTCACACAACAAATCAGAGACGTGCTGTGCATCACTGCTAACTTACTGCCATTTGCACATGCTTTGACCAAGCCTCATGTCCAGTGTGTTATTCTCACGGCGTGATgaactgagattttttttttttttctcccacatgGAGGTGAAAAACAGAGCAACAGTGATGTTGCTTTCCCTGCAAAGACACAGGGCCCTCAAGTATGCAGGATGTTTCACGAACCATTTAGAAAGTGGACcgataaataaacagacacacacatgcacacgcacacacacacacacacacacacacacacacacacacactgaaacaagcATGTTTCTCATCCTCTGTTTTGGGTCTGTAGGAGCTGGGAGCTATGGCAACCAAATaccaaggggagaaaaatcTGCGCACTGCCTGGCCAAGCTCCATCCCTCTGGCAGTCATGCTCAAACTCTTGAATCccatgacaaaaacaacattccTCATCTAAGTGATAGTCTTCAAGGAATTCCTTTTAAACAGAGGCATTTCTCAGTGTGCATACCTCATTGTATTGAAACCATCTGGTGCGACGTGTGAATGTGAATTCTTCTGCACGTCCACAAAGATGGACATATCGTCTTTTATGTGCGTGTGCAAGTTTGCCTCGTCTTTTTTGGGTCCCtatacatacatatgtgtgtttgtatttgctCTTATGAGACTGACGTTAATGTGTCTCGACCTTTATCTGTCCAAGTGTGCTGATTGTCTTGGGGGGTTTGTTGCAAAACTAAGTCCTGATATGGAGTTAGTGCTCTGTCCTCTCCAACACGTTCTCGGAGATAAACAGCAACGCTCTCATGGAAACATAAAGTATGCATTTCGATTTTCTGCATTGCATCCCCCCCCGGACACATCAGTGCTGACTATGTCCTACACAATTAGTCCCATTCAGACAAAGTATGATGCGACATAGAACAGAGAAAATGTGGAAGTctttcaaaaaagtaaaaatgtgcGGAATGCAGATTTGGGACAGAAAGgatctgaaaaatgtaaagttgCTGCACTTTCACGATGGCCTTTTCTCAGAGAGGACATTAAACAACAAAGCAGGTACAATAATCACAGCAGGGCTGGATTATAAACCAAGTGAATCCGGCAGCTACAGATACGAAGTGTAGAAGTGTCTCAGGCTGATTGAATGTCAGTTGGTCAGTCAGTAATTTCACTGCGAATCATCTTTACTGTAATTCTTGCTTGTTATCTAATTCAGCCTACGTATATATACATGATAACATCAGATTTTAGGTTGACTTACAGCCAGTGTAGTATCAGACAGTGTTATCATTCATGCTTCTACACGGGCTGTGGCTCCCTCAGGTGGTCTTCCCTCACCTCCATCCTGAGGGCCCTGCCATGTCTCTATACTGACAGCTCGtatctactgtgtgtgtgtgtgtgtgtgtgtgtgtgtgtgcgcgcgcatgtggGGCTGCGAGGGGTgggtttttaatattttttttatttgttgtaatTCTGttctatgtttttatttttgtgaagcGCATTGTGTTGCATGTTTGgtgtatgaaaagtgctatacaaataaaaattgattgattgatgagCTCACAATCTGCCATTTTCTTCATCATGCAATATTCAGAGAGGCAGCGGTAATTTTCCCTCTGCTCTACCGACAGCGTGCAGGTTCATTTAAAATCGGGCAAGCTCATTTCTACAGTATTGAATTGGGATATTACTTCAGACTGTGCGAGCTCATGCATTAGCGCAGGTCTGATCATCATCCGCCTCTCACTGGTAACAACCCTGAGAGTCTGGAAGAGGCTGAGGCATGTTATGGTAAGCCCACTGCAGGATGCCATCAATGGAGCCCTGCTGAGATACAAAGAGCAGGAGGATCGATCATTGCACACGAATAATAAAGACGCGTGTGATGTCATTAAAAGATGATGATCATTCAGCGCCAGTCTTCTCTACACCCATCTGGTAACACTAAGGCCAAAGAGCTAGGGAAAATACACACTgtccccaaaaaaataaataaaacaacatcaCGCCACATCAGCCCCCATCCCTTTTTGTCCGGTCCCCCAAGTTATGTTTCATCATGACAACGCAGTTCCTGTCTGTGTGATAAGAAGTGCAGACGCACATGACCACACTCACGTGCCTGCCTCTGTGATATCGACACGTAACATGAGAGCCACTCACATCTCCCAGGAGGGGGTCCAGTTCGTCTTTATGGAGGATGGGCTCAGTGACCGTGGAGCCGTGGTCATGGCTGAATGTGTTCTGCAGCGCTGGGGTaagctggagacacacacagcggGAGCAAGAGAGAGATGATTACACAATTAATCCGACAAAGACGAAGACAGTTCAAGGTTGTCCTTTGTGTATACATGTGCAGAGATACCTGCAAAGCTCTGGACTCGGCTTCTTTCTCAGCAGAAGGGCCCCAGGGCCGGGAACAGGACAGGCAGGTGGATCTCCCtctgacaaagacacacacactgatcaaaTCCTATCCTAAATCAAATGTTACTGCCATCAATATGTCATTTCAGAGGAAGAAATTCAGAACCTTCCAAATAGCAGCATGAGATAACTACATGCGTCCTTCATGTaatatgaaagaaaatattaccCATAATTATATTTTAGCAACGTATGACACAGCATCCCAGTTCCAATGAACATATGAATTAATGGAAACTTACTCATACTGGTTTATCATATAAGCTTCTACAGGCAGGACAAACTTTTCAGCGGCTTCGAGATCGAGATTCATTTATTGAAATCTTCTAAAACTGCTTCATTATAAGGTGATAAGATGTAACTGAGTGGACGTCTTACTTGGAGAAGAGGCAGTGTAGGTGGAAACGCTCGAGACAATGGAGGCATTGAGTCAGGTCATCCCCGAGATGACAAACGCCACACACCTCCCTCAGGCTGACCAAATCCCCACCCGAGCACTTGGATTCACGTTTagacacaaaatgaagaatGTTAAATATCACCTATCATCTAAATGTTcagctgagaaaagaaaaaccatgaaaactattttaaaaactgcaaCAAGAAAAATACCTGGTTTCTGGCACTGGGTCCGTTCAGAGAAGCTGTGGCAGTCGTGTGGCAGGAAGACAACAGCGAGGAGTAGAAGGAGACATCCATGATGGAGTTAGTGCAGTTGGTGTTTTGCTGTTGAGGCTGCGCCGTGACtgcctggaaaacaaaatgcttcACTATGATCGACGTGGGGAATGCGCCGTTTTGCTATGAACTCTAAAAGCTAAGATTTTAGAACATACAGTGTCAGTGTTGTCACGGTCACATCACATTGTCATTTTTatgtaaacaacaaaacaaaaactgaaaaagaaattagaaGCCATGCTTGAACATACGGTCAGTATAAACATTCATATTGTGATCAATTTCGGCAGGACCTTACTTGTAAAGGTATTTGggatttctctcttttcacccTGTTGCTGCAGCACCGCTCACACTGCCAAATGCCACTGCAGATTCAAAATTGAACCTCACATtaaaggcactttttttttttttttttttcagggaaaGGATTGAAACAACACGGAACCTGAACACATAGACGGGCACGGATACATGTGAAATGAAACCCTTTATTTTTCACCTTGGTATGGATGTGAGTGGAGGCTCGAGGCAGGCCAGGTGAAAAGCTCGAGGACAGCCATCACAACAAATCAGCTCCCCTCCGTCCTTGCACACCGCACATTCATCGTCATTGTAGTGAACCTAAAGACACGCACAAGAACACACGGTGTGTGAGGCAAAAACAGATACAGAAGGGGGAGGCCAGGCGACTTATTAAAAGTGATCATGGCTTGGGCCTTTACCATGCCTGTGATTGTCTCCCCCTTGTGGTGAAATGTGGTGGATTTACATGCTGCACTTGTCTCCTCCAGCGGACCGCAGGAGTAAAACTCCCCACCAGCTTTAACACACTTCCTGGCACTCCCTGTTGAACAGACACTCCTGAATTCAGTGCTGATGTTCAGACAGCAGTTAACACCAGGATCATATTTCAGACATCGCTTTCAATAGAGACTACTCTGTTAGTTTGGTGatgttaaaaacagattttcatcCCATT
It contains:
- the aire gene encoding LOW QUALITY PROTEIN: autoimmune regulator (The sequence of the model RefSeq protein was modified relative to this genomic sequence to represent the inferred CDS: substituted 1 base at 1 genomic stop codon), which produces MSRVEAFRVTNLRCQLRELRTDIAMAVDDAFPLIYGLADKNIITDQLLKDTLEKETREGIHKAMYSLLSWVLEQSRSTIQAFWRNMSKDYNLESYPKLQTLLTNHMSVQAVSSSVQRRVTTSSSSSAEPSVSDEARQKIHLKQLCGSDGSARKCVKAGGEFYSCGPLEETSAACKSTTFHHKGETITVAWPPPSVSVFASHTVCSCACLXVHYNDDECAVCKDGGELICCDGCPRAFHLACLEPPLTSIPSGIWQCERCCSNRVKREKSQIPLQLLEFIAKRRIPHAVTAQPQQQNTNCTNSIMDVSFYSSLLSSCHTTATASLNGPSARNQCSGGDLVSLREVCGVCHLGDDLTQCLHCLERFHLHCLFSKGRSTCLSCSRPWGPSAEKEAESRALQVSLHIHDHGSTVTEPILHKDELDPLLGDGSIDGILQWAYHNMPQPLPDSQGCYQ